One Phycisphaera mikurensis NBRC 102666 DNA window includes the following coding sequences:
- a CDS encoding NfeD family protein produces MNAAALLAQAAAPAAAADTDYLLYALLLLAGAFVMLVLELFLPSGGLLGVAGAIAALAAVGCFFAEDTTLGFAALLGLAVVTPVLLGLGLWIWPHTPIGRRLVLGASEEGGAEEGAGALPSTAAFRPAVGDVGETLSPLRRIGTVRFDGKRVECMAESGMIDPGVSVRVSRVSGNEVFVREA; encoded by the coding sequence GTGAACGCGGCTGCCCTGCTCGCCCAGGCCGCCGCGCCCGCCGCCGCCGCCGACACGGACTACCTCCTCTACGCGCTGCTGCTGCTGGCGGGCGCCTTCGTGATGCTGGTGCTCGAGCTGTTCCTGCCCAGCGGCGGCTTGCTCGGCGTCGCCGGCGCGATCGCCGCCCTCGCCGCCGTCGGCTGCTTCTTCGCCGAGGACACCACGCTGGGCTTCGCCGCGTTGCTGGGCCTCGCGGTCGTCACGCCCGTGCTGCTGGGGCTGGGGCTTTGGATCTGGCCGCACACCCCCATCGGCCGCCGCCTCGTGCTCGGGGCGAGCGAGGAAGGCGGCGCGGAGGAGGGCGCCGGCGCGCTGCCGTCCACCGCCGCCTTCCGCCCCGCCGTCGGCGACGTCGGGGAGACGCTCTCGCCGTTGCGGCGGATCGGCACCGTCCGCTTCGACGGCAAGCGCGTCGAGTGCATGGCCGAGAGCGGGATGATCGACCCCGGCGTGAGCGTCCGCGTCAGCCGCGTCTCCGGCAACGAGGTCTTCGTGCGGGAGGCTTGA
- the ffh gene encoding signal recognition particle protein, which produces MFGNLSDKFESALRKVSGKGKISEGNIAEAMEDVREALLEADVDYEIAEAFVGRVSQEAVGTEVLESVDPGQQIIQIVHEELVRLLGGEEAVKDDDPTGGLQAGGPADAIPRVSPGPTVVMVAGLQGSGKTTTCGKLAAALKKQGRSVTLGAADLQRPAAVTQLRVLSEQVGSDACPGTGEVFFHGEPDACAAYGEAVGVAVEVAKRALAAARAHKADVLILDTAGRLHLNDELMKELKRVERAVGPHQVLLVLDAMTGQDAVNSAEAFDKQLEIDGVVLTKFDSDTRGGAALSVREVTGKPIRFVGTGETLDALEGFHPRRIAGRILGMGDVVSLVEKAQAEVSEEEATRLQDKLAAGEMTMEDFLKQLKALRRMGSMKSLLGMLPGVGSQLKNLDLDEGRIDRTEAIINSMSTTERRKVKILDNSRRRRIAKGCGQEPADVSQLVKGFEMVSQMGQLMGGGGTGMMGKMKALSQMGPAAQRAALAGGGGVGKTRGSTKMPSPKYKKRKKR; this is translated from the coding sequence ATGTTCGGCAACCTCTCCGACAAGTTCGAATCCGCCCTCCGCAAGGTCTCCGGCAAGGGAAAGATCAGCGAGGGCAACATCGCCGAGGCGATGGAGGACGTGCGCGAAGCGTTGCTGGAGGCGGACGTCGACTACGAGATCGCCGAGGCCTTCGTCGGCCGCGTGAGCCAGGAAGCGGTGGGCACGGAGGTGCTCGAGAGCGTCGATCCCGGGCAGCAGATCATCCAGATCGTCCACGAGGAGCTGGTCCGCCTGCTCGGCGGCGAGGAGGCGGTGAAGGACGACGACCCCACGGGCGGGCTGCAGGCCGGCGGGCCGGCGGACGCCATCCCGCGGGTGAGCCCCGGCCCCACGGTGGTGATGGTCGCGGGGCTGCAGGGCTCGGGCAAGACCACGACGTGCGGCAAGCTGGCCGCGGCGCTCAAGAAGCAGGGCCGGTCGGTGACGCTCGGCGCGGCGGACCTGCAGCGGCCCGCGGCGGTGACGCAGCTGCGGGTGCTGTCGGAGCAGGTCGGCTCCGACGCTTGCCCCGGCACCGGCGAGGTCTTCTTCCACGGGGAGCCGGACGCGTGCGCGGCCTACGGCGAGGCGGTGGGCGTCGCGGTGGAGGTGGCCAAGCGGGCGCTCGCGGCGGCGCGGGCGCACAAGGCGGATGTGCTGATCCTGGACACCGCCGGGCGGCTGCACCTCAACGACGAGCTGATGAAAGAGCTCAAGCGGGTGGAGAGAGCCGTCGGCCCCCACCAGGTGCTGCTCGTGCTCGACGCGATGACCGGCCAGGATGCGGTGAACTCGGCGGAGGCCTTCGACAAGCAACTCGAGATCGACGGCGTCGTGCTCACCAAGTTCGATTCGGACACCCGCGGCGGGGCCGCGCTGTCGGTCCGCGAGGTCACCGGCAAGCCGATCCGCTTCGTGGGCACGGGGGAGACGCTCGACGCGCTGGAAGGCTTCCACCCGCGCCGCATCGCCGGACGCATCCTGGGCATGGGCGACGTCGTCTCGCTGGTGGAGAAAGCCCAGGCGGAGGTCTCCGAGGAGGAGGCCACCCGCCTGCAGGACAAGCTCGCGGCGGGCGAGATGACGATGGAGGACTTCCTCAAGCAGCTCAAGGCGCTGCGGCGGATGGGCTCGATGAAGAGCCTGCTGGGCATGCTGCCGGGGGTGGGATCGCAGCTGAAGAACCTGGACCTGGACGAGGGGCGGATCGACCGGACCGAGGCGATCATCAACTCGATGTCGACGACGGAGCGGCGGAAGGTGAAGATCCTCGACAACTCGCGGAGGCGCCGGATCGCCAAGGGCTGCGGGCAGGAGCCCGCCGACGTGAGCCAGCTCGTGAAGGGCTTCGAGATGGTCAGCCAGATGGGCCAGCTGATGGGCGGCGGCGGGACGGGGATGATGGGCAAGATGAAGGCGCTCTCGCAGATGGGCCCGGCGGCCCAGCGGGCGGCGCTGGCCGGCGGCGGCGGGGTGGGCAAGACGAGAGGCTCGACGAAGATGCCCTCGCCGAAGTACAAGAAGCGGAAGAAGCGCTAA
- a CDS encoding HPr family phosphocarrier protein: MPTATARETIAHRLGMHARPAMGFVDLASGFASAIRVGHAGYDGGMVDGKSIMHLMMLAATEGTVLEIEADGEDAQDAVEKLCAFIRGGFGEG, translated from the coding sequence ATGCCCACCGCCACCGCCCGCGAAACGATCGCCCACCGGCTCGGGATGCACGCCCGCCCGGCGATGGGCTTCGTCGACCTCGCCAGCGGCTTCGCCAGCGCGATCCGCGTGGGACACGCGGGCTACGACGGCGGCATGGTCGACGGGAAGAGCATCATGCACCTCATGATGCTGGCGGCGACCGAGGGCACGGTCCTGGAGATCGAGGCGGACGGGGAGGACGCGCAGGACGCGGTGGAGAAGCTCTGCGCGTTCATCCGCGGCGGCTTCGGGGAGGGGTGA